The Gemmatimonadota bacterium nucleotide sequence TGACGGTCGAGGTGCCCATGCACGCACCTACGACGGTCGCAGCCCCGTCGGCGACGAGAGCTCGACCCATGCGGGGCGTCTGTCCGGCCTCGTCGGTGAGACCGGCCTCCTGCATGACCGCGACGAGCGTGGGTGTGGTGTCGAAGACGTCGATCATGAAGAAGGTGCCCACGACCGCGATGAGCCCGAGTTCGAGCGCACCGACCACGTCGAAGGCGAGGAAGCTCGATTCCACCGAGGGGGGCAGCGACACCAGCGAGCCTTCGGGGCCGTCCGCGATTCCCGACACCCAGGCGACGACGGTGACCCCGATTATCCCGATCAGGATGGCTCCGGTCACCTTGCGGTTGTCGAGAGTGGTGACGAGCACGAGTCCGACCGCTGCCAGGATCACTGGCCAGGATGTGAGATCGCCCACGCCCAGCAGGGTGGCGGGGTCGTCCACGCTCACGCCCGCCTGCTGCATGGCGATCAGGGCCAGGAAGGCTCCGATTCCCGCCGCCATGGCCGTCTTCTGCGAGGGCGGGATGGTGCGCACGATGGCCTTCCGGATCGGGAGCGCCGAGATGATCACCATCAGGACGCCCGACACGAAGACCGCGCCCAGCGCAACCTGCCACGAGTAGCCCATGCCGCCCACCACCGAGTAAGCGAAGTAGGCGTTGATTCCCATCCCCGGCGCCAGCGCCACGGGGTAGTTGGCATGGAGCCCCATGACGGCCGAGCCCACGGCGCCCGCCACGCACGTCGCCACCATCGCCGCGCCGAAATCGATCCCGGCATCTTCGAGGATTCTCGCATTCACCACCACTATATAGCTCAGGGTGAGGAATGTGGTCAGGCCCGCGAGGAGCTCGGTACGAACGGTCGAGCCCCGGGCCTGGACCTGAAAGAACCGCTCGAGCATGGGTGGCCTGCTGAATTGAATGGGTGGGCCTTCGACAGAGGGCCG carries:
- a CDS encoding NCS2 family permease yields the protein MLERFFQVQARGSTVRTELLAGLTTFLTLSYIVVVNARILEDAGIDFGAAMVATCVAGAVGSAVMGLHANYPVALAPGMGINAYFAYSVVGGMGYSWQVALGAVFVSGVLMVIISALPIRKAIVRTIPPSQKTAMAAGIGAFLALIAMQQAGVSVDDPATLLGVGDLTSWPVILAAVGLVLVTTLDNRKVTGAILIGIIGVTVVAWVSGIADGPEGSLVSLPPSVESSFLAFDVVGALELGLIAVVGTFFMIDVFDTTPTLVAVMQEAGLTDEAGQTPRMGRALVADGAATVVGACMGTSTVTSYVESAAGVRVGGRTGLTAVTVACLFLLALFIAPIAEAIPNFATAPAIFFVACVMMRSLARIDWRDLTEAVPAMVTVLAMPFTYSVSTGLGFGFIAYVLIKLSSGRAREVSAGMWIVAGLFALKFTFG